The proteins below come from a single Lactobacillus johnsonii genomic window:
- a CDS encoding PTS lactose/cellobiose transporter subunit IIA produces MKEETENKSVKDTMEIILHAGDAREFIADAIDNVATYDYSKAEENMRKAEAELVIAHRLQTAKIQQEAEGKKVPYSVLFTHAQDTLMTINSEFKLIQHLIKVFKARDKREGRI; encoded by the coding sequence ATGAAGGAAGAAACAGAAAATAAATCTGTTAAAGATACAATGGAAATTATACTTCATGCCGGGGATGCAAGAGAATTCATAGCTGATGCGATTGATAATGTAGCAACTTATGATTATTCCAAAGCCGAGGAAAATATGAGGAAAGCTGAAGCAGAGTTGGTAATTGCACATAGATTACAAACAGCAAAAATCCAACAAGAAGCTGAAGGGAAAAAAGTACCATACTCAGTCTTATTTACCCATGCTCAGGATACTTTAATGACAATTAATAGTGAGTTTAAATTGATACAGCATCTAATCAAAGTCTTTAAAGCAAGAGATAAAAGGGAGGGGAGAATCTGA
- a CDS encoding SPJ_0845 family protein, with the protein MGLTFEKNNQLEKMLDKFAILPDDPKNKKAQNSKDKDKNKDK; encoded by the coding sequence ATGGGTTTAACTTTTGAAAAAAATAATCAATTAGAAAAAATGCTTGATAAATTTGCTATCTTGCCAGATGATCCTAAAAATAAAAAAGCTCAAAATAGCAAAGATAAGGACAAAAATAAAGATAAATAA
- a CDS encoding DUF1828 domain-containing protein, which yields MKDSEIELIGQNAMNWLKENIHFIKAGSDIEVATPLIGAYGDLVYCWIEKEDDYYRITDDGGTLFKLDPGQENMDLLEEAMDIVIGAGFEFDEETLEIYQVVDQDDIPATLNDLTQLQVALTYLAS from the coding sequence ATGAAAGATTCTGAAATAGAGTTAATTGGGCAAAATGCCATGAATTGGTTAAAAGAAAATATTCATTTTATAAAAGCTGGTTCAGATATTGAGGTAGCAACACCCTTAATTGGTGCATATGGGGACTTAGTATATTGCTGGATTGAAAAAGAAGATGATTACTACCGCATTACTGATGATGGAGGAACTTTATTTAAGCTTGATCCCGGTCAAGAAAATATGGATTTACTTGAAGAAGCAATGGATATTGTAATTGGAGCTGGTTTTGAATTTGATGAAGAGACCTTAGAAATTTACCAAGTGGTAGATCAAGACGATATCCCAGCTACACTTAACGATCTGACTCAATTACAGGTTGCTTTGACTTATTTAGCCAGCTGA
- a CDS encoding Rib/alpha-like domain-containing protein — protein sequence MMRKVKKRSIITSLGAAAMLASLSVGGTAFAASTTSTDSSTATTDQAKTYQTQLEEHKNLQAYTNPLTVQALTTTKGVLPDATSGISNWSQVPAGTVAAWDNKPEVNKAGTSYGTVYVTFPDGSRSRLAVYVTVKDGAASQSSENTNTTSSDKSSSAAGTSKSTAKSSQIEGEAKTSAKDADNHMEKSTTVEKTDKDQAAKSSSKANEDVVVKDLGSTTVTEKNVSVVSNSKDKDKSSNPISVATRLPETVAKATNPFVIICGALIAAVSGAVIWSKKLKKRN from the coding sequence ATGATGAGAAAAGTTAAGAAGAGAAGTATCATTACAAGTTTGGGTGCAGCTGCAATGTTAGCATCTTTGAGTGTAGGTGGAACTGCTTTTGCAGCAAGTACTACAAGTACTGATAGTAGTACCGCAACTACTGATCAAGCAAAGACTTATCAAACTCAACTTGAAGAACATAAGAATTTACAAGCTTATACTAATCCATTAACTGTCCAAGCTTTAACTACTACTAAGGGTGTTTTGCCTGATGCAACAAGTGGTATTTCTAATTGGAGTCAGGTTCCAGCTGGAACAGTAGCTGCTTGGGATAATAAGCCTGAAGTTAATAAGGCCGGAACTAGTTACGGAACAGTTTATGTTACTTTCCCAGATGGATCTAGATCAAGATTAGCAGTTTACGTAACAGTTAAAGATGGTGCAGCTAGTCAAAGTAGTGAAAATACAAATACTACTTCTTCAGATAAAAGCTCTTCAGCTGCAGGAACATCAAAATCAACTGCTAAGAGCTCACAAATAGAAGGTGAAGCTAAGACTTCTGCAAAAGACGCTGATAACCATATGGAGAAGTCAACTACTGTTGAGAAAACTGATAAAGATCAAGCAGCAAAATCCAGTTCTAAAGCTAACGAAGATGTAGTTGTGAAGGATTTAGGATCAACTACTGTTACTGAAAAAAATGTTAGTGTTGTAAGTAACTCAAAGGATAAGGACAAGAGTTCAAATCCAATTTCTGTTGCTACTCGCTTACCAGAAACTGTGGCTAAGGCTACTAATCCATTTGTAATAATTTGCGGTGCATTAATTGCAGCCGTAAGTGGTGCAGTAATTTGGAGTAAAAAATTAAAGAAAAGAAACTAA
- a CDS encoding 8-oxo-dGTP diphosphatase: MKRSEAVTLTNMCMIKDKDKILVLNRTDPVWPGLTFPGGHVESHEAFHDSVVREIKEETGLEIEDPRLVGVKQFFDHNDERYLVFFYVATKFTGTLKASDEGDLTWMTREEIEKSKLAYNFDHDLPIFFDKKLSEHILDGDRDQTY; encoded by the coding sequence ATGAAAAGATCAGAAGCTGTAACATTAACTAATATGTGTATGATAAAAGATAAAGACAAAATTTTAGTTCTAAATAGAACTGATCCGGTTTGGCCTGGGTTGACTTTTCCAGGTGGCCATGTCGAATCTCATGAAGCTTTTCATGATTCAGTGGTTAGAGAAATAAAAGAAGAGACGGGATTAGAAATTGAGGATCCGCGTTTAGTTGGAGTAAAGCAATTTTTTGACCATAATGATGAACGCTATCTTGTCTTTTTCTATGTAGCTACTAAGTTTACTGGTACATTAAAAGCTTCTGATGAAGGAGATTTAACTTGGATGACAAGGGAAGAAATAGAAAAATCAAAATTAGCATATAACTTTGATCATGATTTACCAATCTTTTTCGATAAAAAGTTAAGTGAACATATCTTAGATGGAGATAGAGATCAAACTTATTAA
- a CDS encoding AAA family ATPase: MLIEFRVKNFATLKDRTILSAEAATRLRKFKKSNVFYHQNPQLLKNLLILGPNGSGKTSLLNGLRLMKLLVLHGGTRSVTENLRYNPFLFDVTSKNKDTEFGVRISIQNQIYDYSFKYNSKVVDYEKLSLITKAGKEKIYFERKNKDFTVKNEKLESAEGKVRENALFLFTAQENNDEISSKVYKWFDKDLLIIRSRLEIPEYLIRLMENEELKNEMVSFLQCADFNIKDINLRQIAVKTDDFSAHLAKTLNISIPEKQYELFTIHTSFKNNKPVGQSELPLQLESVGTRRIFYIMLTVIYSQLHGNSKTLLIDEFDNSLHSELASTLIKIFNSEQSQNQYILTTHNVELLDDDIRVDQMLLMEKNAEGISHLKSIYNISASSSQGRHDVSFAKRYIKGQFGAVPSINLDQLKTTLDTIHKKFNK; this comes from the coding sequence ATGCTAATAGAATTTCGTGTAAAAAACTTTGCTACATTAAAAGACAGGACCATCTTGTCAGCTGAAGCAGCTACTAGATTAAGAAAATTTAAAAAGAGTAATGTCTTTTATCACCAAAATCCTCAGTTACTTAAAAACCTTTTGATTTTGGGTCCTAATGGCTCGGGCAAAACAAGTTTATTAAACGGCCTTCGCTTAATGAAACTCCTTGTGCTTCATGGGGGGACTCGTTCTGTTACTGAGAACTTACGATACAATCCTTTCCTATTTGATGTTACTAGTAAAAATAAAGATACCGAATTTGGTGTACGAATTTCTATTCAAAATCAAATCTATGATTATAGTTTTAAATACAACAGTAAGGTTGTTGATTATGAAAAGCTAAGCTTAATAACTAAAGCCGGCAAAGAAAAAATTTATTTTGAGAGAAAAAATAAAGATTTCACAGTAAAAAATGAAAAATTAGAATCAGCTGAAGGCAAGGTTCGCGAAAACGCTTTATTTTTATTTACTGCTCAAGAAAACAATGATGAGATATCTTCAAAAGTATATAAATGGTTCGATAAAGATTTGCTCATCATTCGCTCACGACTTGAAATTCCAGAATACTTAATCAGGCTAATGGAAAATGAGGAGCTAAAAAATGAAATGGTTTCATTTTTACAATGTGCTGACTTCAATATAAAAGATATCAATTTACGCCAAATTGCTGTTAAAACAGATGACTTTTCCGCACATCTTGCTAAAACTTTAAATATCTCAATTCCAGAAAAACAATACGAATTATTTACAATTCATACCTCTTTCAAAAATAATAAGCCCGTAGGACAAAGTGAACTCCCTTTGCAACTAGAATCTGTGGGGACTCGTCGTATTTTTTATATTATGCTGACTGTAATATATTCTCAATTACATGGAAACTCTAAAACGCTATTAATTGACGAATTTGATAATTCATTACACTCCGAATTGGCAAGTACTTTAATCAAGATATTTAATTCTGAACAAAGTCAAAATCAATATATCTTGACTACCCATAATGTGGAACTTTTAGATGATGACATAAGAGTAGATCAAATGCTTCTAATGGAAAAAAATGCAGAGGGCATCAGCCATTTGAAATCTATTTATAATATTAGTGCGTCATCTTCTCAAGGCAGACATGATGTATCTTTCGCAAAAAGATATATTAAGGGACAATTTGGAGCTGTTCCATCAATCAATTTAGATCAATTAAAGACTACTTTAGATACTATTCATAAGAAATTTAATAAATAA
- a CDS encoding PTS sugar transporter subunit IIC: MNGFMHFLNTKFAPGAQKIANNDWTVTIKNSILEVLPFIFVGSFITLFNIPLNFWKWWPDLAPISSFTFGLVSIFIAFLFPFNLMEHKKLKKQRIIAGLSSVALFLMLANPIWDKSGAVVSYQFSEFGAGGMFVALVVGIYTALIMETFGKFSFFSEDTSMPDFVIAWFDSMLPITVVVATGWILTYLLHFNFYKLIVDLFSPLANSLNTWWGFTLFLFFTCFIYSMGISGWVLAAVDQPVMLAGIAANAHQYANGQTVTHIFTSELIYSFPWIGGVGCTLPLVLLMLFACKSRRMKALGKACIAPSIFNINEPVIFGTVVWNPYLMIPLWINGLVLPLITAFWFKAGLSPIPHSLMQMWYIPFPFVTWIVSPAISSIILLVILFVVGTLVWYPFLKVYDNSLIKDELA, encoded by the coding sequence ATGAATGGCTTCATGCATTTTTTAAATACAAAATTTGCACCTGGCGCTCAAAAAATAGCCAATAACGATTGGACAGTTACAATAAAAAATTCAATACTAGAAGTATTGCCATTTATCTTTGTAGGATCGTTTATTACTTTATTTAATATCCCATTAAACTTTTGGAAATGGTGGCCAGATTTAGCCCCGATTAGTAGTTTTACATTTGGTTTAGTCTCAATATTTATTGCATTTCTATTTCCATTCAACTTAATGGAACATAAGAAACTAAAGAAACAAAGAATCATTGCTGGATTATCGTCCGTTGCTTTGTTTCTCATGTTAGCCAATCCTATATGGGATAAAAGTGGAGCAGTTGTTTCTTATCAGTTTTCAGAATTTGGTGCAGGTGGTATGTTTGTAGCCCTAGTTGTAGGAATATATACTGCACTAATTATGGAAACATTTGGAAAATTTTCTTTCTTTAGTGAAGATACTTCGATGCCAGACTTTGTTATTGCATGGTTTGATTCAATGCTCCCAATTACCGTAGTGGTGGCAACAGGTTGGATCTTAACTTATCTTCTTCATTTTAATTTCTATAAATTGATTGTTGATCTATTTTCACCACTGGCTAATTCACTGAATACGTGGTGGGGATTTACCTTATTCCTATTCTTTACTTGTTTTATTTATTCAATGGGAATTTCTGGTTGGGTACTAGCTGCAGTAGATCAACCTGTAATGTTAGCTGGAATTGCCGCTAATGCGCATCAATATGCTAATGGACAAACTGTTACCCATATTTTTACAAGTGAATTAATTTATAGTTTTCCATGGATTGGTGGAGTCGGATGTACTCTCCCTTTGGTTTTACTAATGTTGTTTGCATGTAAGTCCCGTAGAATGAAAGCTTTAGGTAAAGCATGTATTGCACCATCAATATTTAACATTAATGAACCAGTTATTTTTGGTACGGTTGTGTGGAATCCATATTTAATGATTCCGCTATGGATTAATGGTTTGGTTTTACCTTTAATTACTGCATTTTGGTTTAAAGCAGGTTTATCTCCAATCCCGCATTCTTTAATGCAAATGTGGTACATTCCATTTCCATTTGTAACTTGGATTGTAAGTCCAGCAATAAGTTCTATTATTCTACTAGTAATTTTATTTGTAGTTGGAACCTTAGTTTGGTATCCATTTCTCAAGGTATATGATAATAGCTTAATTAAGGATGAATTAGCATAA
- the rfbD gene encoding dTDP-4-dehydrorhamnose reductase: MKVFVTGVNGQLGHDVMNELAKRGYEGVGSDLAPEYAGVADSTVVTKAPYVSLDITDADAVDKVISEVNPDVIVHCAAWTAVDMAEDDDKVAAVRKVNVDGTQNIANVAKKLDAPMVYLSTDYVFDGQGTTPWEPDFKGYKPLNVYGETKLGGEEAVANTLDKYFIVRIAWVFGVNGSNFIKTMLKVGSNHDEVKVVSDQVGTPTYTFDLARLLVDMIETDKYGYYHATNAELPASEGDHDENGTKTGYISWYDFTKEIYRQAGYKTKVTPVTTEEYGLSKAVRPFNSRLDKSKLEENGFKPLPTWPDAISRYLDILKADGFFDELGK; the protein is encoded by the coding sequence ATGAAAGTTTTTGTAACTGGCGTTAATGGTCAACTTGGCCATGACGTAATGAATGAACTTGCTAAACGTGGCTATGAAGGTGTTGGATCAGACTTAGCACCTGAATATGCTGGTGTAGCTGACAGCACCGTTGTGACTAAGGCTCCCTACGTTTCTTTAGATATTACCGATGCAGACGCAGTAGACAAGGTTATTTCTGAAGTAAATCCAGATGTTATTGTTCACTGTGCTGCTTGGACTGCAGTTGACATGGCTGAAGATGACGATAAGGTAGCTGCTGTTCGTAAAGTTAACGTTGATGGAACTCAAAACATCGCTAATGTTGCTAAAAAGCTAGATGCTCCAATGGTTTACTTATCAACTGACTACGTCTTTGATGGTCAAGGAACTACTCCTTGGGAACCTGACTTTAAGGGTTACAAGCCATTAAATGTTTACGGTGAAACTAAGCTTGGCGGAGAAGAAGCTGTTGCTAATACCTTGGACAAGTACTTCATCGTTCGTATTGCTTGGGTATTTGGTGTAAATGGTTCTAACTTTATTAAGACAATGCTTAAAGTTGGTTCAAACCATGATGAAGTTAAAGTTGTTAGTGACCAAGTAGGTACACCAACTTATACTTTTGATTTAGCTCGTTTATTGGTAGACATGATTGAAACTGATAAGTACGGCTACTACCATGCAACTAATGCTGAATTACCAGCAAGTGAAGGCGACCATGACGAAAATGGTACTAAGACCGGCTATATTTCTTGGTACGATTTCACTAAAGAAATCTACCGTCAAGCAGGCTACAAGACTAAGGTTACTCCTGTAACTACTGAAGAATATGGCTTATCAAAGGCTGTTCGTCCATTTAACTCTCGCTTAGACAAGAGTAAGTTAGAAGAAAACGGCTTTAAGCCACTTCCAACTTGGCCAGACGCTATTAGCCGCTACTTGGACATTTTAAAGGCCGACGGCTTCTTTGATGAGTTAGGGAAGTAA
- a CDS encoding HTH domain-containing protein gives MCRKNPGWHTSQELAVEIGSSKRTIKNYISQLNSRNNLIESSVRGYKYTADKLISPSSWTSQNNIPTNKEERVNYIINFFINSASTVNLYDLSENLFVSETTVL, from the coding sequence ATTTGCAGAAAAAATCCAGGATGGCATACCTCTCAGGAATTAGCTGTAGAAATTGGTTCTTCTAAACGGACGATAAAGAATTATATCTCACAATTAAATAGTAGAAATAATCTCATCGAATCAAGTGTTAGAGGATATAAGTATACCGCCGATAAATTGATATCTCCCTCATCTTGGACTTCTCAAAACAATATACCTACTAATAAAGAAGAAAGAGTAAATTATATTATTAATTTTTTTATTAATAGTGCTTCTACAGTTAATCTATATGATCTATCCGAAAATTTATTTGTCAGTGAAACTACGGTATTATAA
- a CDS encoding BglG family transcription antiterminator, with protein MNRSIIQDNFPDIDVTSLRSTILKTCSSNNIYLNTFDLNNVLLHFAIVISRLQTGHLMKQNEVTKITDKKVIDTQAYKIVSIIEEEFNVNLEEPDRKELTLILQASLNGNNKVEDDISVETKNLVDDLITYVWKTYQIDLNNENFRERFSLHLDRLITRALTNKVEHNPIVSNIKISSPTIYECAVLMAHRIGEKVGIQIEDNEIAYIALHIGNAIAEQMSDRQKLSVLVLMPQYYDNSAVLSNRLQSQFSTYINVKGIISDPSQINQYAPNVDILIVVNSNYIDHNISTVNISQFLLVEDIQKLNIAITTKQHQVKKDKFQESLLSFFDSNNFVKSDKLKNIDAVFNLVSSKLEKQKVVQSDFKERLYQREQMSSTAFGRIAIPHSLDMSAQKSKGFIVVNPHGIKWSGGNEVYLVIALAIDPNNKQLFREVFDELSDIVTDINNVTELIKCKNYSEFIIKLVELL; from the coding sequence ATGAATAGAAGTATTATTCAGGATAACTTTCCTGATATTGATGTTACGTCTTTACGTTCTACTATTTTAAAGACCTGTAGTTCAAACAATATCTATTTAAATACATTTGACTTAAATAATGTTTTACTGCATTTTGCTATTGTAATTAGCCGACTTCAGACTGGTCATTTGATGAAGCAAAATGAAGTAACGAAGATAACAGATAAAAAGGTTATTGATACGCAAGCATATAAAATTGTTTCAATTATTGAAGAAGAATTTAATGTTAACCTTGAAGAACCTGATCGTAAAGAACTCACACTAATACTACAGGCATCCCTTAATGGAAATAATAAGGTTGAAGATGATATTAGTGTAGAAACGAAGAATTTAGTAGATGATCTGATTACTTATGTTTGGAAAACTTACCAGATTGATTTAAATAATGAAAATTTTAGAGAACGCTTTTCTCTTCACTTAGATAGACTAATTACACGGGCTTTGACTAATAAAGTAGAACACAATCCTATTGTAAGCAATATAAAAATATCCTCTCCCACAATTTATGAATGTGCTGTTCTTATGGCTCATAGAATAGGTGAAAAAGTTGGTATTCAGATTGAAGATAATGAAATTGCTTATATTGCTCTTCATATTGGAAATGCCATTGCCGAACAAATGTCAGATAGACAAAAATTATCGGTATTAGTTCTAATGCCGCAATATTATGACAATTCAGCTGTTCTTTCAAATAGGCTGCAGTCACAGTTTTCGACTTATATTAATGTTAAAGGAATAATATCAGATCCAAGTCAGATAAACCAATATGCTCCTAATGTTGATATTTTAATTGTGGTTAATTCAAATTATATTGATCACAATATAAGTACAGTTAATATTTCTCAATTTCTATTGGTAGAAGATATTCAAAAGTTAAATATAGCTATTACAACTAAGCAACATCAAGTTAAAAAAGATAAGTTTCAAGAAAGCTTATTATCATTTTTTGATAGCAATAATTTTGTCAAATCCGATAAGTTAAAAAATATCGATGCAGTGTTCAATCTTGTTTCAAGTAAACTAGAAAAGCAAAAAGTAGTACAGTCTGACTTTAAAGAAAGGTTGTATCAGCGCGAGCAAATGTCCAGTACGGCTTTTGGAAGAATTGCAATTCCCCATTCGTTAGATATGTCTGCTCAAAAAAGTAAAGGATTTATTGTTGTGAACCCGCATGGAATTAAGTGGAGTGGAGGCAATGAAGTGTATCTAGTCATTGCATTAGCAATTGATCCAAATAATAAACAATTGTTTAGAGAAGTATTTGATGAATTGTCAGATATTGTCACTGATATTAACAATGTAACGGAACTTATAAAGTGTAAGAACTATAGCGAATTTATTATTAAACTTGTAGAGCTGCTGTAA
- a CDS encoding glycoside hydrolase family 1 protein, producing the protein MVIKMRDNKYPYFPKNFLWGGAQAASQADGAYQEDGKGLNSSDVQPYLKNKSNAEIQKIEQAGMTLEEVKKNSQDTANYYPKRFGIDFYHTYKRDLKLLADAGVKTFRTSLDWSRIFPNGDDPEPNEAALRHYDEMIDYMHQLGIEPIITMNHYETPINITLKYGGWPNKQVIPMFEKFAKTLLDRYGSKVKYWIVVNQINMVQIEPWLSVGVTSDQYDNEEQALYQAMHNQFVGAAWAKQYAKSLHNPNLHIGTMVADGPVYPATSNPDDVILAMRQNRMQYFVTDVQFRGEYPQFAQNYFEDNDIKLDITADEMKLIRENPMDFLAISYYYSKMVDSTKNKYQVNDTSANPNLKESDWGWAIDPQGLYNTLSQYWDRYQKPIIIAENGFGAYDELDKNKEVHDSYRSSYLGAHIEQVGRAIHDGANVIAYCMWGPIDIVSCSSQQMSKRYGIIYVDLDDEGKGSGNRYLKDSYYWYKNVISSNGAKI; encoded by the coding sequence ATGGTTATTAAAATGCGTGACAATAAGTATCCATATTTTCCAAAAAATTTCTTATGGGGCGGTGCACAAGCTGCAAGTCAAGCTGATGGTGCCTATCAAGAAGATGGGAAAGGACTAAATTCTTCTGATGTACAACCTTATCTGAAAAATAAATCAAATGCTGAAATTCAAAAGATAGAACAGGCCGGAATGACATTAGAAGAAGTGAAGAAGAATAGTCAAGATACTGCTAATTACTATCCAAAAAGATTTGGGATTGATTTCTACCATACTTATAAAAGAGACTTAAAATTGCTTGCTGATGCGGGGGTTAAAACATTTAGAACGTCATTAGATTGGTCAAGAATTTTTCCAAATGGGGATGATCCAGAACCGAATGAAGCGGCATTAAGGCATTATGATGAAATGATTGACTATATGCATCAACTTGGTATAGAGCCAATTATTACTATGAATCATTATGAAACACCCATAAACATAACATTAAAGTATGGTGGCTGGCCTAATAAGCAAGTAATTCCAATGTTCGAAAAGTTTGCTAAAACGCTACTCGATAGATATGGCAGTAAAGTAAAATATTGGATTGTTGTTAATCAGATTAATATGGTTCAAATTGAACCGTGGCTTTCGGTAGGTGTAACTTCAGATCAGTATGATAATGAGGAACAGGCTTTGTATCAAGCTATGCATAATCAATTTGTGGGAGCAGCTTGGGCTAAACAATATGCAAAGTCTTTGCATAATCCCAATCTTCATATCGGAACTATGGTCGCTGATGGTCCAGTCTATCCTGCAACTAGTAATCCAGATGACGTAATTCTGGCAATGCGTCAAAATCGAATGCAGTATTTTGTAACTGATGTGCAATTTAGAGGAGAATATCCGCAATTTGCTCAGAACTATTTTGAGGATAATGATATTAAGTTAGATATTACAGCTGATGAGATGAAGCTGATTAGGGAAAATCCAATGGATTTTCTTGCAATTTCCTACTATTACTCAAAAATGGTTGATTCAACAAAAAATAAGTATCAAGTAAACGATACGTCTGCTAATCCTAATTTGAAAGAGAGCGATTGGGGATGGGCTATTGATCCGCAAGGGCTTTATAATACCTTATCTCAATATTGGGATCGTTATCAAAAACCAATTATTATTGCTGAAAATGGATTTGGTGCATATGACGAATTAGATAAAAATAAAGAGGTTCATGACTCATATAGAAGTAGTTATTTAGGTGCCCATATTGAACAAGTAGGACGAGCTATTCATGATGGAGCCAATGTTATTGCATATTGTATGTGGGGACCAATAGATATTGTTTCATGTTCATCCCAACAAATGTCTAAAAGATATGGAATTATCTATGTTGATTTAGACGATGAGGGAAAAGGTAGTGGTAACCGTTATTTGAAAGATAGTTATTATTGGTATAAAAATGTAATTTCTTCAAATGGTGCGAAGATATAA
- a CDS encoding HEPN domain-containing protein has product MQYFPLNKQSLLDDFSINGGWIELKEDINQTAPQDEYKFGTLKYENGIGELSLFQGWSLKIKAITSHMSLYRKSNILGYIANDATKYIYIPEISITPGLSMLHLTAVAYDDWHMNRFSIIDFFPNNMSKKIFNIVLLDFTLLDDWIKPYFRMETSYPDLQTKVKSVDPGVLACFTYKDQLFKVELIGYINQEHNQNDKYVNYKNDSWILVEGENDISSDQAIFFATELRKMFSVVLGRPLNTTQLSRKGFDKDTHKSLTEDIYFLEMRYKHNNDKLSIYEMFREERDIQLDNLIPNWFNKSENFDLLIQDYLLTISYNETVQNKLINLTEGIEAYYRDEKISLCKKIKNMLKSLPTYVIDKLEEHVGNIDEWAQAIKQTRVYIAHGEKKAKVIDDIIELSQGVNALQYLTQYFILQELGMKIDYKQMVGMVLDGCFNTERL; this is encoded by the coding sequence ATGCAGTATTTTCCATTAAATAAGCAGTCATTGCTTGATGATTTTTCAATAAATGGTGGTTGGATTGAACTGAAAGAGGATATTAATCAGACAGCTCCTCAAGATGAATACAAATTTGGAACGCTAAAATATGAAAACGGAATAGGTGAACTATCTCTTTTTCAAGGATGGAGTTTAAAAATTAAGGCTATCACATCTCATATGTCACTATATAGAAAAAGTAATATTTTAGGTTATATTGCGAATGATGCAACTAAGTATATATATATTCCTGAGATTTCAATAACCCCAGGGCTTAGTATGTTACATCTTACTGCTGTTGCTTATGATGATTGGCATATGAATAGATTCTCTATTATAGATTTTTTCCCTAATAATATGTCAAAAAAGATATTTAATATAGTATTGTTAGATTTTACTTTATTAGATGATTGGATTAAACCGTATTTTAGAATGGAGACATCATATCCAGATTTACAAACAAAAGTGAAGTCTGTTGATCCAGGTGTATTAGCATGTTTTACGTATAAAGACCAGCTTTTTAAAGTTGAATTAATTGGATATATAAATCAAGAACACAATCAAAATGATAAGTATGTAAACTACAAAAACGACTCTTGGATTTTAGTTGAGGGAGAAAATGATATTTCTTCTGATCAGGCAATCTTCTTTGCTACTGAATTAAGAAAAATGTTCTCCGTAGTATTAGGGCGTCCCCTTAATACTACACAATTATCTAGGAAAGGATTTGATAAAGATACACACAAATCACTTACAGAAGATATCTATTTCCTTGAAATGAGATATAAACACAATAATGATAAGTTATCTATCTATGAAATGTTTCGAGAAGAACGCGATATTCAATTAGATAATTTGATTCCAAATTGGTTTAATAAGAGTGAAAACTTTGATCTGCTCATCCAAGATTATCTCCTAACTATCTCTTATAATGAAACAGTTCAAAATAAATTAATTAATCTTACTGAAGGTATTGAAGCATATTATCGAGATGAAAAAATCAGCTTATGTAAAAAGATAAAAAATATGCTCAAATCTTTACCTACTTATGTAATAGATAAGTTGGAAGAACACGTAGGAAATATAGATGAATGGGCCCAAGCTATTAAACAAACAAGAGTATATATTGCTCATGGAGAGAAAAAGGCAAAAGTAATTGATGATATTATAGAGCTCTCACAAGGTGTAAATGCTCTCCAATACTTAACGCAGTATTTCATTTTACAAGAATTGGGTATGAAAATAGATTATAAGCAAATGGTTGGCATGGTTTTAGATGGTTGTTTTAATACTGAAAGATTATAA
- a CDS encoding PTS sugar transporter subunit IIB — translation MSKNILLICGSGASSGFMAANMRKAAKKAGLDYKIQARSEAELGEYADEIDALMVGPHLKAEFDAIKNEVPDKVKVILMKPDYYSILDGKSAIDDLKTQLEN, via the coding sequence ATGAGTAAGAATATTTTATTGATTTGTGGTTCAGGTGCTTCGTCAGGTTTTATGGCAGCAAATATGAGAAAGGCTGCTAAGAAAGCAGGATTAGATTATAAAATTCAAGCTAGAAGTGAAGCAGAATTAGGAGAATACGCTGATGAAATTGATGCTTTAATGGTTGGTCCGCACTTAAAAGCAGAATTTGATGCAATAAAAAATGAAGTTCCTGATAAAGTAAAGGTTATTTTGATGAAACCAGATTATTATTCAATTTTAGATGGAAAATCTGCAATTGATGATTTAAAAACACAATTGGAAAATTAA